The Roseimicrobium gellanilyticum sequence GGAGTGCGGCTTCGAGTCCATGGCCAACTTTGAGAGGCAGTTCCGAAAGCTGACAGGCACTTCACCAAGGATGTACCGCCGACGAGCCCTGAACGCGGCTGGCGCGTGAATGTGTGATGACGCACCGATATGGGCGATACAGACATCGTCATTTCACATGGAATGAGACGTCGTGCGCCGGGCCATCGTTCGTCGTCAGCATCAGTGCGAAGGCTTCGATGGCAGCCTTATCACTCCGGCAACAGTCTGTGTTTTGCATAAGACCCCGCCCAACCACCGAAAAAGAGTCACAATAGATCGGATAATCGCAGGCCTGTTTCAAAGGCGGGCATGGTTCGCGCTAAGTGACAAGTACCCCGACTTCAATCACCGTGCTGACATCTCCCACTACCCTCCCCCTCCCTCGCGCGCATCACGTGCTCCGTTTCTGCACAAGCCTTGTCGCGAGTGCCCTGTGCACCCTTTCCGCCCAAGCGCAAACCACATGGACAGGCGCCGTGGACAAGTCCTGGTCCAAATCCGGGAACTGGACGTCCGGCATTCCCACCACGGACTCCAGCGCCGCTCCCAGCAGTGTCGTCTTCGGAACTGGCGGCATGAATACCACGCCCACCACGCTGGACGGTATCTACTATCTCAACAGCCTGACTGTGAATCAGGCTGACAACTCGATCACCAATCACTCCCTGGTGGCACCCGGTACTGCAGGCTCGAAGCTGGTATTCAGCGGAGCAGGGGCAGTGATGACGTTCAACATGCTCAACGCTGGCTCCCTCGGCCAGAGGAACATCACTCTCACTACCGACATCGAGCTGGCGTCGAACCTGACCATCAATCGCACTGGCACAGGCTCCAGCACGGAGACTCGCCGTGTATTTCTCAATGGTGTCATCAGTGGCGGAGGCACGCTGACCCTCCATCCGGGCACAACGGGTTCCCTTGGCACCAGCATCATCCTCGGCGGTCACAATACCTTTACTGGAGACGTGTACTGGCAGACTGGCTATATCGCTCTGACCTATGCGGACAGCTTCGGCACGTTTGGCAAGAACATCCATCTGAGTGACAGCAACTTCACTTGGGACCTGACCTCTGCCACGGCCCACCAACTGACCGGCGGGGTGGCGAGCGCACTGGATTACAACCTGAACTTCAACTCGACAGGGACTGTCGCAAGATCATTCCTGCTCCACGCCGGCACCACGCAGAGACAGCTGGTTATCGCTGGTGATCTTCTTGGAGGTATCGCTGGCAACAGATTGGACATCATTGCACAGGCCAACCAGCAACTCATCTTCACAGGGGCACAGATGGATTTCAAAGGCACTGCCCGTGCCCGCTTCGGTTCCGAAATCGTGCTCGCGAACGCCAATAGCTCGACTGGCGTGGCGTGGGAGAATATCACCTCTTTCACATTGGGAGACACAACTGCCGGCACAGGCACCCAGCAGTCGGTATTTGTACTGCGAGGCGACTATATCTACAATGGAGGGATCGTGGTGAGTGACACCACCACCGCGTCTGACACCCTCTCGGTCGGACAGATCAACTACCAAGGCACGTCCTATGATGCCACCTTCAATGGCGCCGTGGACATCAAAGAAAAGGACTTCCGCAGCCTCAACCTCGTCTCTGAAAGCGGTGGCAGTGCCACCTTCAATGGCAGCATCGCTGTGGTAAATGGGCAGGGTATCGACATCAACAAGGTGATCAATACCGCGACCAGCGGAGGCACGCTCAACTACTATGAAACCAAGCCCACCGGCACCGTGGTAGTCTCCGCCTCCTCCCGCGTGGCCAGCACGAGCACCGGCACTGGTGCTGTTGGCATGACTGAAATCCACAACGGCACACTGGTGGTCAATACCCGGGATTTTTACAGTGACGTCTCTGTGCGCAGCGGTGCCCGCCTTGCGGGTTCAGGGATCATCACGGGGAATGTCTCTGTGCTCAGTGGCGGTGTCCTCGAGCCCGGCGCCGGAACTACCAGCCCCACCTTTGCCAGCAACAATGGCGCCCTGTACATCAGCGGTGGAGTCACACTCTCTCCAAATGCCTCCATCCTTTTGCAGGTCTCTGGAGCCTCCTTCCACGTGATCGACCTCGCTGGCATTCCCCTGCTTGATGAAGTGACCCTGGCTCAACTGGGCGACCATGATTACCTGTCCATTGGATCCGATCTGAGTGTGGCACAGGCAGATTCCCTCCGGCTCCAGTTTACAGGAGGCTATGTCCCGGTGCTGGGAGATGTCTTTCACTTGATGGACATCGGCGGGAGCATCACCTACTCGGGATCGCCTCTGAGCCTCGGTGAGCTCTGGGATCTGCCCGACCTTTCCAGCATGTCCCTGTACTGGGACCTCAGCTACTTCGACAGTCACGGTCTCCTCGTCGTCATGGCACCCAACACGTGGACTGGCGCAGCTTCGGAGAATGACAACTCGTGGGCAACGGCTGCCAACTGGTCCCAAGGTGTGCCGAGTACCGTCTCTGGCAACGCTTCCCGCGTGGTGTTCTCGACGAATGATCTCAACGGCGACTCACTCACCCTGGCGGGCAACACCTACTATCTCAATAGTCTGACCGTCGACACTGCCGACTATGGTATCAACGTGAAGGAACTGGGTGGCAACGGCACCCTGGTGTTTCAAGCGAAGGATGGCGTCAATCCCACGCTTACGTTCAACATGTTGCCCGTTGAGGCGAACACCACGCGCAACCTGTCCGTTTCCGCAAATATCGTACTGGATGATGACACCACCATCACCCGCAACAACGGCGCCACCATGACGACCTCCCAACGAAGAATTCTCTTCAACGGAATCGTCAGTGGAGATGGCGATCTCTACATCGATACCACGAGCAATTCCAGTGCAGGGATGATCTCCTTCACCAACCACAACACCTTCATTGGAGACATCTACTGGAAATCTGGATACATCACACAAACATACGCCGACGGACTTGGCGCGTTTGACAAGACCATCCATTTCCAGAACACCGCAGCCGCCCTCTACACCTGGGATATCACGGCCGCGACTGCCAATCAACTGGCCGGTGGGGTGGTATCCGACATTGGCTACAACCTTCACATCAACGTCCCCGCCGCCACCACCATCCTCATCCAGGCCGGCGGTGCGCAAAGGCAGCTCGTTCTTTCCGGCGACATCACCGGGGGCACCGCAAGCACCAATCTGCAATTGATTGCTCAGAACAACCAGCAGATGATCTTTACAGGAGAGACGATGAACTTCACTGGCCGGGTGCGCCCGCGCTACGGCTCGGAGATCGTAGTGGCAGCAGCCAATGCGAGCGGGGTCGCGTGGCAGAATGTTTCCGAGATCCTCGTGGCTGAAGTCCCTATCGGGAGCAACCACACCACGGCCTTTCTGCTTCGCGGTGACTTCACCTTCAACGGTGCTATCACCATGAACGACACGGCCAACACCACGCTCACGGAGAAGCTCAGCGTGGGTCAAATCAATCATCAAGGCGAGGCCTACGACGCCGTCTTCACCGGGCGAATCCAGGCGCTGGAAAAGGACTCTGGAACGTTGAACCTTGTTTCGGAGGGCAACGGGAGCGCCACCTTTGCCAACAGCATTGTCGTTACCGGGTCACGAGGATTGAGCGTCAACGATTTCATCAATCCCAACACCAGTGGCGGAACCTTGAACTACTACGAATCGTCTCCGACAGGCACGGTGGTCCTCAGCGCGAACTCCCGGGTAGCCAGCACCGCGACCGGGACCGACAGCATTGGCACGACCACCATTCACAATGGTACGCTCCGCGTCGACACCCAGCATTTCTACAGCGACATCCATGTCAAAGCCGATGCGCGCCTTCAGGGATCCGGGGTGGTCACGGGGAATGTGTTGGTGAGCAACCAGGGCACGCTCTCCCCCACCGGAGCAAGCGGTTCCCAGATCGGCAGCCTGACCATCGCAGGTAATCTCGACCTGGCGGGTCCCGCGGCTGTCGTGCTGGATGTCGCCGGAGCCACCTTCAACCTCGGCAGCTATTCAGTAGCAGACATCCCCACCGTATTCGCAGATGAGTTGGAAACCGCCGGAAATCACGACCAACTCATCATCACCGGGGAACTCAACATCGCCAGCACCGACGCCATTGAAGTAAACTTTGTGAACGGCTACCTGCCGGCCGTGGGAGATGTCTTTTTCCTGCTGGACTTTGCCTCCCTGAACCTGACCGGAGCAACGTCCCACACCATGTGGAGCCTACCCGATCTCACCTCCATCAATCCCACCATGTACTGGAACTACGATCTTATTGATTCTTCTGGCTTGGGAGTGGTCGTGGTCATGGGTGTCGTGCCTGAGCCCCAGCGCGCCGTACTCGTCCTCTTTGGTGCATTGATCGCCCTCACTCGCAGACGCCAATCGAGGCAGTACTGAAGATAGCCACATGATCCTGACACCCATGTGCGGGGCAAGACGGCAGCCTGGGCATCCACAAGCACGCTCGAGGCGAGGGAAAACCATGCCTACATGGCTCACTTCAACCGTTCGAGCAATTCCAGAATCTTCGTCGCGATTTTGACCGAGGCCTCGCGCTCAACCCGGTTCGTACCGAGCCAGGTCTCGTAACCACCGAGCTCGTGCTGCGCGGGCGTGGGCAGGTAGCCGTTGCTGCCATTCGCCAGTTCGATGGTAAAGGTCTGCTTGAAGGGACTGCGGGATTTAATCTCCAAGCCGATCTCCGTGAAGACCTCGAACGGAATGGCGGCGATGGCGAGATTGCCGATGCTAAAGGCCTGCATCACACAACTGACGCTTTCGGGCTTTGCATTGTAGGCGGCCATCGTGCGCTCGGCATAAGGCTGCTCCAGGCGATGGACCGGTGTGGCGTCCTTGGGCTTCGCCAGCACTTCCTTCGCCCACTTGACCATCTCCGGCGTGGGACGACGGGATGCCAGTTCGAGATTTTCCACGGTCGCCTTCAACGGCACCCAATCCTGATGTTCCAGCGTCCCGCGGACGCGCAATACTTCCGTGGCGAGATCACCGGCGACGAGCTTGATCTTCTCATACGGCTCACGTTTCACCGCTTTTGTCTTGCCGCTGTAGTCGTTGTTGTTCACGTCGCCACAGGGGCCGTTGGCGAGCATGCCAACCACAGGCGCATGCTCACCCGAAACGGCGAGCTTCGACTCCACCTGCCGGGAGAACTCGCCAAAGTAGTCCGCGGACAAATGTTCGCGAGGCACGCCGCCGACGTAGTGCAGCCAGTAGTTCGCCATCAGTGCGATCTGGCGTCCGTCCGTGGCCTGCACGGAAAGGCAGTACACCTCGGGATTGGCCGGACCGGCAGGCCCGGCGAGACGTGGAATCAACAGGCTGCTGGGATTCATCACCGCCCGATCCTGCCCGCCGAAGGGGTTCGGATTCGTGACACCCTCCTTGAGCTTCCAACGGCGGTTGAAGACATGCTGGGGCAGTTGACCCGAACCCCACGCGATGCGCGCGGGTTCCAGGTTATTCACTGCGCGACGTACGCCGTCCACGACGCGCGAGATGATGAACTGACGGTAGTTCAGCGACGGATCGCTATTGGTGAGCGCGGAGACACTGGAATGCGTGTGGGTGCCGGAGAACATCATGTTCGCGGCCGGGATGCCCGTGGTGGCCTCGATCTTCTGCTTGGCTTCGTCCCATACATCACGTGACAACGAAATGGTGTCGGCCACCACAAAAGCGAGCTTCGTGGTGCTATCATCAAGCACGAGGCAGCGAGCATGCAACTCGTCGTGCACATGCGCCGCGATGGGCCTCGGCGCAAAGTTCCCCACGATCTCCATGCCCAGTGGGGGCGTGATGTTACTCGTGGCCGCGCCGGCTTTGAAGACACGCTTCGGATTCTCCTGCGCATGGATGGGCAAGAACGACAGACTGAGGACGCCGAGGACAATGTAGAAGGAAGCGGCCAGTTTCATGGGTACCAGATCATATGAGCTCAAACACAATCCTTTGCGTTGGATACGCAATGGGATGTTCAAAGACTCCTACGCGAGCGACGTGCCTCGTATTATGCGCGAACATCATCAAAAAGTTATGAGCTCGGATAAGCACGCATTGATGCCGTGTTGGAAGTTCTCCGACTTTTCCCTTCCCCATGGCTCGCGATTCCCTTCCCACTTCCCGCAATCGGCGTTCCTTCATCAAAAGTTCAGGAGCAGCTCTGGTTACTGGCCT is a genomic window containing:
- a CDS encoding neutral/alkaline non-lysosomal ceramidase N-terminal domain-containing protein; translation: MKLAASFYIVLGVLSLSFLPIHAQENPKRVFKAGAATSNITPPLGMEIVGNFAPRPIAAHVHDELHARCLVLDDSTTKLAFVVADTISLSRDVWDEAKQKIEATTGIPAANMMFSGTHTHSSVSALTNSDPSLNYRQFIISRVVDGVRRAVNNLEPARIAWGSGQLPQHVFNRRWKLKEGVTNPNPFGGQDRAVMNPSSLLIPRLAGPAGPANPEVYCLSVQATDGRQIALMANYWLHYVGGVPREHLSADYFGEFSRQVESKLAVSGEHAPVVGMLANGPCGDVNNNDYSGKTKAVKREPYEKIKLVAGDLATEVLRVRGTLEHQDWVPLKATVENLELASRRPTPEMVKWAKEVLAKPKDATPVHRLEQPYAERTMAAYNAKPESVSCVMQAFSIGNLAIAAIPFEVFTEIGLEIKSRSPFKQTFTIELANGSNGYLPTPAQHELGGYETWLGTNRVEREASVKIATKILELLERLK
- a CDS encoding beta strand repeat-containing protein, yielding MLTSPTTLPLPRAHHVLRFCTSLVASALCTLSAQAQTTWTGAVDKSWSKSGNWTSGIPTTDSSAAPSSVVFGTGGMNTTPTTLDGIYYLNSLTVNQADNSITNHSLVAPGTAGSKLVFSGAGAVMTFNMLNAGSLGQRNITLTTDIELASNLTINRTGTGSSTETRRVFLNGVISGGGTLTLHPGTTGSLGTSIILGGHNTFTGDVYWQTGYIALTYADSFGTFGKNIHLSDSNFTWDLTSATAHQLTGGVASALDYNLNFNSTGTVARSFLLHAGTTQRQLVIAGDLLGGIAGNRLDIIAQANQQLIFTGAQMDFKGTARARFGSEIVLANANSSTGVAWENITSFTLGDTTAGTGTQQSVFVLRGDYIYNGGIVVSDTTTASDTLSVGQINYQGTSYDATFNGAVDIKEKDFRSLNLVSESGGSATFNGSIAVVNGQGIDINKVINTATSGGTLNYYETKPTGTVVVSASSRVASTSTGTGAVGMTEIHNGTLVVNTRDFYSDVSVRSGARLAGSGIITGNVSVLSGGVLEPGAGTTSPTFASNNGALYISGGVTLSPNASILLQVSGASFHVIDLAGIPLLDEVTLAQLGDHDYLSIGSDLSVAQADSLRLQFTGGYVPVLGDVFHLMDIGGSITYSGSPLSLGELWDLPDLSSMSLYWDLSYFDSHGLLVVMAPNTWTGAASENDNSWATAANWSQGVPSTVSGNASRVVFSTNDLNGDSLTLAGNTYYLNSLTVDTADYGINVKELGGNGTLVFQAKDGVNPTLTFNMLPVEANTTRNLSVSANIVLDDDTTITRNNGATMTTSQRRILFNGIVSGDGDLYIDTTSNSSAGMISFTNHNTFIGDIYWKSGYITQTYADGLGAFDKTIHFQNTAAALYTWDITAATANQLAGGVVSDIGYNLHINVPAATTILIQAGGAQRQLVLSGDITGGTASTNLQLIAQNNQQMIFTGETMNFTGRVRPRYGSEIVVAAANASGVAWQNVSEILVAEVPIGSNHTTAFLLRGDFTFNGAITMNDTANTTLTEKLSVGQINHQGEAYDAVFTGRIQALEKDSGTLNLVSEGNGSATFANSIVVTGSRGLSVNDFINPNTSGGTLNYYESSPTGTVVLSANSRVASTATGTDSIGTTTIHNGTLRVDTQHFYSDIHVKADARLQGSGVVTGNVLVSNQGTLSPTGASGSQIGSLTIAGNLDLAGPAAVVLDVAGATFNLGSYSVADIPTVFADELETAGNHDQLIITGELNIASTDAIEVNFVNGYLPAVGDVFFLLDFASLNLTGATSHTMWSLPDLTSINPTMYWNYDLIDSSGLGVVVVMGVVPEPQRAVLVLFGALIALTRRRQSRQY